The DNA region GCGGAATCATGTACGTAGCTAATACCAGTATAAAGACCGCATCCCGTCCTTTGAAATGAACCTTGGAAAAGCCGTAAGCCGCCATGGCGGAGATGACCAAGGATAATGCAGTCGTCAGTAAAGTCACCTTGATGCTGTTCAGATAATAAAGCCCGAACGGGATGCTCCCCAGCCATACCTGGCTGTAATTTTCAATGATTTTCCACGTACTCGGGATCCATTGAATCGGATAAGTCATCACCTCAAGCTCTGGCTTGAACGATGCCGACAACATCCACAGAAACGGCAGGATAAAGAAGATCCCTGCGATGCCCATCAGGGCCGTAATGATGACCCGGTTCAGTCGAATGGATTTCATGTTTAACGGCCTCCTAGTAATTTACCCACTTCTTCTGTCCTACCCATTGGATCAAGGTGATGAACAGTATCAGTATCAACAGAACAATCCCCATGGCGGATGCATACCCGGATTCCAGATTAACGAAAGCCTCTTCATACAGATAGAAAACAATAACGGATGTCGAACCGGCCGGCCCTCCGTTCGTTAGCACCATAATCAGATCAAAAACCTTGAAAGATCCTACAACCCCCGTAATCAACAGGAAAAAGGTTGTCGGCGACAGCATAGGCAGCGTAATTTTGAAAAACTGGCGTATCGGCGAAGCTCCGTCCACTTCGGCCGCCTCATAAAGATCCTTCGGAATGCCTTGCAGTCCGGCCAAATAAATGATCATGTTAAACCCTAGCGAAGTCCAGATCATGATGATCATGACGGCCATCAGCGCGTAGTTCGGATCCGCCAGCCACATCGGTGGGTGATCGA from Paenibacillus ihbetae includes:
- a CDS encoding carbohydrate ABC transporter permease, whose protein sequence is MIRRRTFYETVTGYLFILPMLVLTMTLVVIPIVLSGVISFTDWNFIAGMGGLNIVGWDNYMELFRDEAFHRSLRNNTVLIAVVPVSMFIAMVLAALINKGTYFKSFFKVIYFMPFISSIVAIALLWRVLFHPNSGPINGFLRSIGIDHPPMWLADPNYALMAVMIIMIWTSLGFNMIIYLAGLQGIPKDLYEAAEVDGASPIRQFFKITLPMLSPTTFFLLITGVVGSFKVFDLIMVLTNGGPAGSTSVIVFYLYEEAFVNLESGYASAMGIVLLILILFITLIQWVGQKKWVNY